The proteins below come from a single Rhodohalobacter sp. SW132 genomic window:
- a CDS encoding MlaD family protein, whose protein sequence is MNISSEAKVGITVLLAAIAAVIGFRFMSDVPILRQSLDVKTTFERVDGLGTGSQVLVRGVKVGSVSNVQLTEADSVEITMRLDMQRPLPRGSVAYLTSQGLIEGKSIVIQLGSSSETVEFGESIEGVYVESMLETLGSRGDELGDDLSNTFTELNQFLAQLNETFDDDARVSMNQTLRSTSHATERIAEILDNKQTEIDLAIESGSSMLAHLDTLASESRPRIDSLMVTLEKNISDLEQIRIELEGASTGLNEIIEKINNGDGTLGKMVNDPSVYDNLDELTKELNELVKGINENPGRYLRHMSIIEIF, encoded by the coding sequence TTGAATATCAGCAGCGAAGCGAAAGTTGGAATAACAGTTTTACTTGCAGCCATTGCGGCCGTAATTGGATTCCGGTTTATGTCGGATGTACCTATACTCCGGCAGTCTCTGGATGTAAAAACTACATTCGAGCGCGTTGACGGCCTTGGGACAGGAAGCCAGGTTCTTGTACGCGGGGTTAAAGTAGGCTCTGTGAGCAATGTGCAGCTTACTGAGGCGGACAGCGTTGAGATTACCATGCGCCTCGATATGCAGCGACCCCTGCCGCGCGGTTCGGTTGCATATCTTACATCGCAGGGCTTAATCGAAGGTAAATCAATTGTTATTCAGCTCGGCTCATCATCAGAAACCGTGGAGTTTGGAGAGAGCATTGAAGGTGTATATGTTGAAAGTATGCTGGAGACACTGGGCAGCCGGGGGGATGAACTCGGTGATGACTTGTCGAATACATTTACAGAATTGAACCAGTTTCTTGCTCAGCTCAATGAAACATTCGACGACGATGCGAGGGTTTCGATGAATCAAACGCTGCGCAGTACTTCCCATGCAACCGAGCGAATTGCGGAAATTCTGGATAACAAACAGACCGAAATTGATCTCGCGATCGAATCAGGGAGCTCCATGCTCGCTCATCTCGATACCCTTGCCTCGGAAAGTCGTCCTCGAATCGATTCACTTATGGTAACTCTTGAAAAAAATATCAGCGACCTTGAGCAGATTCGAATCGAACTGGAAGGCGCTTCAACCGGTTTAAATGAAATCATCGAGAAAATTAATAATGGCGACGGCACACTGGGTAAAATGGTGAACGATCCATCTGTATACGATAACCTGGATGAGCTGACCAAAGAACTAAACGAGCTGGTAAAAGGTATCAATGAAAATCCGGGCCGGTACCTGAGGCACATGAGTATCATTGAAATTTTCTAA
- a CDS encoding ABC transporter ATP-binding protein encodes MIEIKNLSKSFGDLLVWQDVSFTIEDGDTVAIIGRSGCGKSVLLKHINALLYPDTGTVSIDGNNIHDMDYVSQRILRQKFGILFQGSALFDSINTFENIAFPLRYFTNYSEEEIEEMVMNALKQVNLENVHDKETSELSGGMRKRVGLARAIILEPEYIMYDEPTSGLDPQTSDEINELIIRMADELEITSVVVTHDMHSVLEVADKVAFLDQQKLSWFGSVEDMRKSEHKELETFIRASEYQI; translated from the coding sequence ATGATTGAGATAAAAAATCTTTCGAAAAGTTTTGGTGATCTGCTGGTTTGGCAGGATGTGTCGTTCACGATTGAAGATGGCGATACCGTGGCAATTATCGGCAGATCAGGGTGCGGTAAGTCGGTTCTGCTGAAACACATCAACGCGCTGCTTTACCCTGATACCGGTACTGTTTCTATTGACGGCAACAATATTCATGATATGGATTATGTTAGTCAGCGTATACTAAGGCAAAAGTTCGGTATACTTTTCCAGGGATCTGCACTATTTGATTCCATCAATACGTTTGAGAACATCGCATTTCCGCTCAGGTACTTTACCAATTATAGTGAAGAAGAGATTGAAGAAATGGTAATGAACGCACTTAAGCAGGTTAACCTTGAGAACGTTCACGATAAGGAAACTTCTGAACTTTCAGGAGGTATGCGGAAGCGCGTCGGGCTGGCACGTGCGATCATTCTCGAGCCGGAATATATCATGTATGATGAACCAACATCCGGGCTTGATCCGCAAACATCAGATGAAATTAACGAATTGATTATCCGGATGGCAGATGAGCTCGAAATCACATCCGTTGTTGTTACCCACGATATGCACAGTGTATTGGAAGTTGCAGATAAGGTGGCTTTTTTAGATCAACAAAAACTAAGCTGGTTTGGAAGTGTGGAAGACATGCGAAAGAGCGAGCATAAAGAACTCGAAACATTTATTCGGGCCAGCGAATATCAAATTTAA
- a CDS encoding ABC transporter permease produces the protein MKAFQELGKYTSLLYQSLRSSTEFGTYRKSFFHEMVKIGYDSVPIIMLTGFFTGSVMTIQSAYQLDSAFIPLSTIGAIVSESILIELAAVISSLVLAGKVGARIATELGTMRVTEQIDALESMGFNSVSFLVVPRVLAGILMFPVLYIVASVFGVGGGLLAGVFTNTVPATDYLQGARMYFSPWTLIFGFVKMFVFGFIITSISCYKGYFATGGAEGVGTSTTNATVLSCMVVLLADFLLAALLL, from the coding sequence ATGAAGGCATTTCAAGAATTAGGTAAATACACTTCTCTGTTGTATCAGTCCCTTCGCTCATCAACAGAGTTTGGAACATACAGAAAGAGTTTTTTCCATGAGATGGTGAAAATCGGGTACGATTCCGTTCCGATCATCATGCTTACTGGATTTTTTACCGGATCGGTGATGACGATTCAATCCGCTTACCAGCTCGATTCGGCCTTCATACCACTTTCGACGATCGGGGCCATTGTTTCAGAATCTATCCTGATTGAGCTCGCTGCCGTTATATCGAGCCTGGTACTGGCAGGTAAGGTGGGCGCACGAATTGCAACTGAACTGGGCACCATGCGTGTAACCGAGCAGATTGATGCCCTGGAATCGATGGGGTTTAACTCGGTCTCTTTTTTGGTGGTTCCGCGCGTGCTTGCCGGTATTTTGATGTTTCCCGTATTGTATATCGTGGCAAGCGTGTTTGGAGTAGGTGGCGGACTTCTTGCCGGAGTATTCACAAATACCGTACCGGCAACCGATTATCTGCAGGGAGCCCGCATGTATTTCAGTCCGTGGACTCTTATCTTCGGGTTTGTGAAAATGTTCGTTTTTGGTTTTATCATTACCTCCATCTCCTGCTACAAGGGATATTTTGCAACCGGTGGCGCAGAAGGAGTGGGAACAAGCACAACCAACGCAACGGTATTAAGCTGTATGGTAGTGTTGCTGGCTGATTTTCTGCTGGCTGCACTCCTCTTGTAA
- the porQ gene encoding type IX secretion system protein PorQ, with protein sequence MTIFRLILPLTFFLLFSSAATAQQTGDSVFRFLELSGDARSAALGGAHAAFIEPQSSQFISNPANLSRSKTDELHLSYLNHLGDISFGTASYAFSIPGYGTASASIRFLNYGNMTGYDQFGNETGSAAANDLALTAGFSDQLSESLSYGVSVTGIYSSLAGYQSSAVSLSGGLLYNFADRETSIGLYLNNAGTQLSTYNGISEPLPLNIAAGVVHRFEYLPVRLHLTLQRLNNWNLDNPNDVEDPSFFQNLSRHVLGGAEFLFGERITGRIGYDYWLHGQTQTGKRIDGAGLSFGVGIHLNRMDIDFSRTSFSDMGSVVQLGIGLPIRQFL encoded by the coding sequence GTGACGATTTTCAGGCTTATTTTACCTCTTACCTTTTTTCTGCTTTTCTCTTCTGCAGCAACAGCTCAGCAGACCGGTGATAGTGTGTTCCGGTTTCTTGAACTTAGTGGTGATGCGCGTTCAGCTGCTCTCGGAGGGGCTCACGCTGCATTTATTGAGCCGCAATCCTCGCAATTTATATCTAACCCGGCAAATCTAAGCCGTTCCAAAACTGATGAACTTCACCTTTCGTACCTGAACCATCTCGGCGATATAAGTTTTGGAACAGCAAGTTACGCGTTTTCGATCCCCGGCTACGGTACGGCTTCCGCTTCTATACGCTTTTTGAATTATGGAAACATGACCGGTTACGATCAGTTTGGCAATGAAACCGGTTCAGCTGCGGCAAACGATCTTGCATTAACTGCCGGTTTTTCTGATCAGCTGTCGGAGTCGTTAAGCTACGGGGTTTCCGTCACCGGAATTTACTCTTCCTTAGCCGGATATCAATCCTCCGCGGTTTCCCTTTCCGGAGGCCTGCTCTACAACTTTGCAGACAGGGAAACTTCTATTGGCCTTTATTTGAATAATGCCGGTACCCAGCTGTCTACCTATAACGGAATATCTGAACCTTTACCACTGAACATTGCAGCTGGTGTGGTTCATCGGTTTGAATATCTTCCCGTGCGTCTACACTTAACGCTCCAGAGACTCAATAACTGGAATCTTGATAATCCCAATGATGTAGAGGACCCATCATTTTTTCAAAACCTGTCACGCCATGTGCTGGGCGGTGCAGAGTTTTTATTCGGGGAACGGATCACCGGGAGAATTGGCTATGACTACTGGCTTCACGGGCAAACCCAAACCGGAAAACGGATTGATGGTGCCGGGCTGAGTTTCGGTGTGGGAATTCATCTTAACAGAATGGATATTGATTTTTCACGAACCAGTTTCAGTGATATGGGCAGTGTTGTACAGCTTGGAATCGGGCTACCAATTCGCCAGTTTCTATGA
- the aroC gene encoding chorismate synthase has protein sequence MFRYFTSGESHGPSLTGIVEGAPAGLEITEDEIEQHLVRRQKGYGRGGRMAFEKDRATFQSGVRFGKTTGAPIALTMPNRAYEKDKSNWPVVMAKEGPRGDVEKITLPRPGHADLVGTQKYNFDDIRPVIERSSARETAMRVACCSVARKFLRELGIRIGGHVIRIGSVGYNSWEDVRKIADPYLDKDAEEIYHAADESDVRCLDADLSAKMREEIKLRRKEGTSLGGIYEILVTGLPAGLGSYVHWDRKIDGQIAQAIVSTQAMKGVEIGLGFEAGHRQGHDVHDEIYYDNRFKRRTNRAGGVEGGMTTGMPMIVRGVMKPIPTMIKPLKTADLETKKVEDTRYERSDVCALPRAVVVAESVIAPVLANAILERFGGDSMDIIRKRFSEETGYDLK, from the coding sequence ATGTTTCGATATTTTACATCCGGTGAATCACACGGCCCATCTTTGACCGGTATTGTTGAAGGAGCGCCAGCCGGGCTTGAAATTACAGAAGATGAAATTGAACAACACCTGGTACGCCGTCAGAAAGGATATGGGAGGGGCGGACGCATGGCGTTTGAAAAAGATCGCGCCACATTTCAATCCGGTGTTCGTTTTGGCAAAACTACCGGCGCCCCGATTGCACTCACCATGCCCAATCGCGCCTATGAAAAGGATAAAAGCAACTGGCCTGTAGTAATGGCCAAAGAGGGTCCGCGGGGTGATGTTGAAAAAATCACACTACCGAGACCGGGACACGCTGACCTTGTGGGTACACAAAAGTATAATTTTGATGATATCCGGCCGGTGATTGAACGATCGAGCGCACGGGAGACAGCCATGCGGGTAGCATGCTGTTCGGTGGCAAGAAAATTTCTTCGCGAACTCGGAATCCGGATTGGCGGGCATGTGATCCGAATCGGAAGTGTAGGCTACAACTCCTGGGAAGATGTGCGCAAAATTGCGGATCCCTATCTCGATAAAGATGCTGAGGAGATTTATCATGCAGCAGATGAATCTGATGTCCGTTGCCTGGATGCCGACCTGAGTGCAAAAATGCGTGAAGAGATCAAACTTCGCAGAAAAGAGGGTACATCACTTGGCGGAATTTATGAAATCCTGGTGACAGGTCTGCCCGCCGGACTGGGCAGCTATGTGCACTGGGACCGGAAGATTGACGGACAGATTGCCCAGGCGATTGTGAGTACCCAGGCGATGAAAGGGGTTGAAATCGGGCTTGGTTTTGAGGCGGGGCACAGGCAGGGTCACGATGTGCACGACGAAATTTACTATGACAACCGCTTCAAGCGGAGAACCAATCGCGCCGGAGGAGTGGAAGGTGGAATGACCACCGGAATGCCGATGATTGTGCGTGGCGTGATGAAACCGATTCCCACGATGATCAAACCACTGAAGACGGCCGATCTGGAGACTAAAAAAGTGGAAGACACCCGTTATGAACGCTCGGATGTTTGTGCGCTTCCAAGAGCTGTTGTTGTGGCCGAAAGCGTCATAGCACCGGTTCTTGCGAATGCAATTCTCGAGCGGTTTGGCGGCGACTCAATGGATATTATCCGTAAGCGATTCAGTGAAGAGACCGGGTATGACCTCAAATAG
- a CDS encoding tetratricopeptide repeat protein: MTSNSSKSKNNNRIKHLATAVQQNPDDTFSKFALALELLKENRVEKAQLLFEAVLKQDPEYLGVYYHLGKLYQSRGLYDEALQLFRDGTELAAKKNDLRTKSELHEAILQLQFEMDD; the protein is encoded by the coding sequence ATGACCTCAAATAGCAGTAAAAGTAAAAATAACAATCGAATTAAACATCTGGCTACAGCTGTACAGCAGAACCCCGATGATACATTCTCAAAATTTGCACTTGCACTGGAACTCTTAAAGGAGAACCGCGTTGAAAAAGCGCAACTTCTTTTTGAGGCGGTTTTAAAGCAAGATCCTGAGTACCTGGGCGTTTACTACCATCTCGGCAAACTTTACCAGTCACGCGGATTGTATGATGAAGCTCTGCAACTATTTCGTGACGGAACAGAGCTTGCCGCCAAAAAAAATGATCTCAGAACAAAATCTGAACTTCACGAAGCAATTTTGCAGCTTCAATTTGAAATGGACGATTAA
- a CDS encoding LysM peptidoglycan-binding domain-containing protein, translating to MLHRILLILSAAIIALTLSLYADTVYAQEAGQTHTVQSGETLFSISREYDVAVGDLRRWNDLDSDNLSPGQELLVGPPTDQDAITHTVQSGETLFGISRQYGVTIAEIQTWNNLEAVQVSTGQELTIYQAEPADERTETLPDPSEIDQADEEDQARESIVRDRSEERGTAYYTVRSGDTLTQIAREHNMTVAQLRNLNNLQSDVINVGQRITVRDVQTAPSIAEGAEESTPQGKFVNYHIESGESLKDIKEKFRMSEDELSALNPDLNISSLSSGQSITVLLPPSRSFENPYRKGASLDNLGEVPVTVYNDSDKAGPTTSGELYNPDHLTAGHANMPLGNVVYIENPDNNRGVYVRINDRTSGSGIKLSHKAFSMLGFSSIQQANVVVYLDQ from the coding sequence ATGCTACATCGAATTTTACTGATACTCTCTGCAGCGATCATCGCTCTCACACTTTCGCTATACGCCGATACTGTATACGCCCAGGAAGCCGGACAAACCCATACCGTTCAAAGCGGGGAAACGTTATTCAGTATCTCGCGCGAATATGATGTAGCCGTTGGAGACTTAAGGCGCTGGAACGACCTTGATTCCGACAATTTGAGCCCCGGGCAGGAACTTCTTGTTGGTCCGCCTACCGATCAGGATGCCATTACTCACACGGTTCAATCCGGCGAAACACTGTTTGGTATCTCACGGCAGTATGGAGTGACGATTGCTGAGATTCAAACCTGGAATAATTTAGAAGCCGTACAGGTTAGTACGGGGCAGGAACTCACCATTTATCAGGCTGAACCGGCTGATGAACGAACGGAAACTCTGCCCGACCCGTCAGAGATCGATCAGGCAGATGAGGAAGATCAGGCGCGAGAGTCCATTGTCAGAGACAGAAGTGAGGAGCGCGGCACTGCTTATTACACTGTTCGCAGCGGTGATACGCTTACCCAAATTGCACGCGAACACAACATGACTGTGGCTCAGCTGCGAAACCTAAACAATCTTCAGTCTGATGTAATTAATGTTGGTCAGCGGATTACAGTCCGGGATGTTCAAACGGCACCATCTATTGCAGAAGGAGCTGAAGAGTCCACACCACAGGGTAAATTTGTTAATTACCACATTGAATCGGGTGAATCTTTAAAAGACATTAAAGAAAAATTTCGGATGAGTGAAGATGAACTGAGTGCTCTGAATCCGGACCTGAACATAAGTTCCCTCTCTTCAGGCCAGAGCATTACCGTTTTGCTGCCGCCATCGCGGTCGTTTGAAAATCCATATCGGAAAGGAGCTTCACTCGACAACCTTGGGGAAGTACCCGTAACCGTCTACAATGACTCTGACAAAGCCGGACCCACTACCAGCGGAGAATTGTATAACCCTGATCATCTGACCGCAGGCCATGCGAATATGCCTCTCGGAAATGTGGTGTATATCGAAAACCCGGATAACAATCGTGGCGTATATGTTCGGATAAACGACCGGACCTCTGGCAGCGGGATCAAACTATCGCATAAAGCATTTAGCATGCTTGGATTTTCCTCTATTCAACAGGCGAACGTTGTTGTCTATCTCGATCAGTAG
- a CDS encoding CPBP family intramembrane glutamic endopeptidase: MKNYAAQTYFRQTSGIYYSYILALPLFLLYELLIRLSQAGQEQMVRISVDIWFQTFFAYFGINGLTATFGLAAVIGAIIIFRKRGSLPSLKRRYFFWLIVESFLYAVFIALLISQFLEALLNMNLQGNLQQLSKLQLYALSLGAGLYEELFFRVILVSGLFYIFQLFFKTKKSSYILSAIIAAVIFSGVHYVGDFADTFTLSSFLFRFLFGLALNVIYVMRGFGCAAWTHALYDLIVVYNL, encoded by the coding sequence TTGAAAAATTACGCTGCGCAAACCTACTTCAGGCAAACATCAGGGATTTACTACAGCTATATTTTAGCACTCCCGCTATTTTTGCTGTATGAACTGTTGATCAGGCTATCACAAGCGGGGCAGGAACAGATGGTTCGCATCTCTGTGGATATCTGGTTCCAAACATTTTTCGCTTACTTTGGCATCAACGGACTGACAGCAACTTTTGGCCTTGCTGCTGTAATCGGAGCCATAATCATTTTCAGAAAACGCGGATCACTCCCCTCTCTTAAAAGGCGCTATTTCTTCTGGTTAATTGTTGAAAGTTTTCTGTATGCCGTATTCATCGCACTGTTAATTTCACAATTTTTAGAGGCTCTTCTCAACATGAACCTGCAGGGGAATCTGCAGCAGCTATCAAAACTTCAGTTGTATGCACTCTCACTGGGTGCCGGGCTCTATGAAGAATTATTCTTCAGGGTGATTCTTGTTTCGGGCCTTTTCTACATTTTTCAACTTTTTTTTAAGACCAAAAAAAGCTCATATATACTCTCCGCAATCATTGCGGCCGTTATATTTAGCGGAGTGCACTACGTAGGTGATTTTGCCGATACCTTCACTCTTAGCAGCTTCTTATTCCGCTTTTTGTTTGGCTTAGCCTTAAATGTTATTTATGTTATGAGAGGTTTTGGCTGTGCCGCCTGGACCCATGCTCTCTATGATCTTATCGTGGTTTACAATCTTTAA
- a CDS encoding sigma-70 family RNA polymerase sigma factor — translation MAELTKKEQRKQADFNEEIIPHLDALYNFGLRLTSDPNDAEDLVQDTIVKAFRFFSSYEKGTNAKAWLFRILKNSYINNYRRKSKRPQQVDYDEVATFYETIRAERTDTSDLEDTMYRELIDDDITKALDQIPEDFRTVVLLCDVEDFTYEEIANMLDVPIGTIRSRLHRGRNLLKAQLLEYAENRGYIED, via the coding sequence ATGGCAGAACTGACAAAAAAAGAACAACGCAAACAGGCTGATTTTAATGAGGAAATCATTCCTCACCTTGATGCTTTGTACAATTTTGGTTTGCGATTGACTTCAGATCCGAATGATGCTGAAGATCTGGTTCAGGATACCATTGTTAAGGCCTTTCGGTTTTTTAGCAGTTACGAGAAAGGAACCAATGCTAAAGCGTGGCTTTTCCGGATTTTGAAAAATTCATATATCAATAACTACCGGCGCAAATCAAAGAGGCCCCAGCAAGTTGATTACGATGAAGTGGCCACCTTTTACGAAACCATCCGGGCTGAACGAACCGACACTTCCGACCTGGAAGATACAATGTACCGGGAGCTGATTGATGACGATATCACCAAAGCACTCGATCAAATACCGGAAGATTTCAGAACTGTAGTTCTTCTGTGTGATGTTGAAGATTTCACGTACGAAGAGATTGCAAACATGCTTGATGTACCCATTGGAACCATCCGGTCAAGATTACACCGGGGTCGAAATCTGCTGAAAGCGCAGCTGCTGGAATATGCCGAAAATCGCGGGTATATCGAAGATTGA
- a CDS encoding HAMP domain-containing sensor histidine kinase, producing the protein MQNLLPLNWIKIVLVALLILLAAASFFYNRMLVEELLEHERSSVELWAKSLAFNLDPVHDRLTNNLLQSISVLREIDAVPDSVVRMIEEVESTQPTLQFVSDELVVDTPFTIPTIVTDESGTVVQQRFIDGEIDPRMVEQFAEINDPIVISSGEGDQGMVNFVYFGESQTVQYLRYFPFLQFGFLALLIGIGYLTYRSINRSEKSNLWVGMAKEAAHQLGTPLSSMYGWVQLLKENNKEDNETLTIVYEIEKDIGRIKGIAERFNKIGSEPELKNIRVEPIVDQVIDYMVRRLPQLGKNVEVKKSIKTTAKLRLNPELFQWAIENLIKNSMDAIKESSSDAFISVNVFENGDRLIIDVEDSGMGIDRKYINQIFRPGYSTKKRGWGLGLSLTKRIIEEYHGGKIFVLKSEVNQGTTIRITLPL; encoded by the coding sequence ATGCAGAATTTATTGCCTTTAAACTGGATTAAAATTGTACTGGTTGCCCTGCTCATTCTCCTTGCGGCAGCCTCTTTTTTTTATAACCGGATGCTTGTTGAGGAACTCCTTGAGCACGAACGGTCCAGCGTGGAGTTGTGGGCAAAATCACTTGCCTTTAATCTCGATCCGGTTCACGACCGTCTCACAAATAACCTGCTGCAATCCATCAGCGTGTTGAGAGAGATAGATGCGGTGCCCGACAGCGTGGTTCGCATGATTGAAGAGGTTGAATCCACCCAGCCCACCCTGCAGTTTGTTTCGGATGAGCTCGTTGTAGATACCCCATTCACGATCCCGACTATTGTCACAGATGAGTCAGGCACAGTGGTTCAGCAGCGATTTATTGATGGTGAAATCGATCCCCGCATGGTTGAACAGTTTGCTGAAATAAATGATCCCATTGTAATATCCAGCGGTGAAGGGGACCAGGGGATGGTGAATTTTGTGTACTTCGGGGAGAGCCAGACGGTGCAGTATCTTCGTTATTTTCCATTTTTGCAGTTTGGATTTCTTGCTCTTTTGATCGGGATTGGATATTTGACATACAGAAGCATCAATCGTTCAGAAAAATCGAATTTATGGGTGGGCATGGCAAAAGAGGCAGCCCATCAGCTCGGTACGCCGCTGTCGAGTATGTACGGATGGGTTCAGCTGCTCAAGGAGAATAACAAGGAGGATAATGAAACGCTCACGATTGTTTATGAGATTGAGAAAGATATTGGGCGGATTAAAGGAATTGCAGAACGCTTCAACAAAATCGGGTCGGAACCGGAACTGAAAAATATACGGGTGGAACCTATAGTGGACCAGGTGATTGATTATATGGTCAGGCGGCTGCCTCAGCTTGGAAAAAATGTTGAAGTAAAGAAATCTATAAAAACGACTGCAAAACTACGCTTAAATCCCGAATTGTTTCAATGGGCGATTGAAAACCTCATCAAAAATTCGATGGATGCAATTAAAGAGTCGAGCAGTGACGCCTTTATATCGGTCAACGTTTTTGAAAATGGGGATAGACTAATCATTGATGTGGAAGATTCAGGCATGGGAATCGACAGAAAGTACATCAATCAAATATTCAGGCCGGGTTACAGTACTAAAAAGAGAGGATGGGGGTTGGGGCTAAGCCTTACGAAACGCATCATCGAGGAATATCACGGCGGAAAGATTTTTGTACTGAAATCGGAAGTGAATCAGGGGACAACCATTCGAATCACTCTTCCGCTCTGA
- the clpX gene encoding ATP-dependent Clp protease ATP-binding subunit ClpX, whose amino-acid sequence MAKKDGELVHCSFCGRSSREVDSMVAGPEVFICNHCVEDASSIIESDLSSLSRRRERQYKPMLKPIEIKAKLDEYVIGQEGAKKALSVAVYNHYKRISGSKSISGDDTKIEKSNIALMGPTGVGKTLLARTLAEVIDVPFTIADATVLTEAGYVGEDVESILSNLLQSADYDVDRARRGIIYIDEIDKVSRKSDNPSITRDVSGEGVQQALLKILEGTTANIPPKGGRKHPEQSFIQLDTSEILFICGGAFSGLEEVIAQRLSVSSMGFQSQDQVKFDKNDPDIFTRVEPEDLQKFGLIPELIGRIPIICGLEQLSDEAMIDILLKPRNAITKQYKKLFQMEDVELEFEEDALKAVVDRARERKTGARGLRSILEDAMLDIMFTIPSMKNVKRCIITKETIEKKAPPVYEKQKASA is encoded by the coding sequence ATGGCAAAGAAAGACGGCGAATTGGTACACTGCTCCTTTTGCGGGCGTTCAAGCCGGGAAGTAGACTCCATGGTTGCGGGTCCGGAAGTATTTATCTGCAACCACTGTGTTGAAGATGCATCCAGTATAATCGAGAGCGATCTATCCTCTCTCTCCCGGCGCAGAGAGCGTCAGTACAAACCGATGCTTAAGCCTATTGAGATTAAAGCAAAACTGGATGAATATGTGATTGGCCAGGAGGGTGCTAAAAAAGCTCTCTCTGTGGCGGTTTACAATCATTATAAACGAATCTCAGGCTCAAAATCTATTTCCGGTGACGACACCAAAATTGAAAAGAGCAATATTGCCCTGATGGGCCCAACCGGCGTTGGGAAAACCCTTCTCGCCCGAACTCTTGCAGAAGTGATTGATGTGCCCTTCACTATTGCCGATGCTACCGTTCTTACCGAAGCAGGTTACGTTGGGGAAGATGTGGAAAGCATACTCAGCAACCTGCTGCAGTCGGCCGATTACGATGTGGATCGCGCAAGGCGCGGAATTATTTATATTGATGAGATTGATAAAGTTTCGCGTAAAAGCGACAATCCCTCCATCACACGCGATGTTTCGGGAGAAGGCGTCCAGCAGGCGCTGTTGAAAATTCTGGAAGGAACGACTGCAAATATTCCCCCCAAAGGCGGCCGGAAGCATCCGGAGCAGAGTTTCATTCAGCTTGATACATCTGAAATTTTGTTTATTTGCGGCGGTGCATTCAGCGGACTTGAGGAAGTGATCGCACAACGCCTTTCTGTTTCATCGATGGGCTTTCAATCACAAGACCAGGTAAAGTTCGACAAGAATGATCCCGACATCTTTACACGCGTAGAGCCGGAAGATCTGCAAAAGTTTGGCCTGATCCCCGAACTGATCGGCCGTATTCCAATTATCTGCGGCCTCGAGCAGCTTTCTGATGAAGCGATGATCGATATTCTCCTCAAACCGAGAAATGCCATCACCAAACAGTATAAAAAACTGTTCCAGATGGAAGATGTAGAGCTGGAATTTGAAGAGGATGCTCTTAAAGCGGTCGTTGATCGTGCACGGGAACGCAAAACCGGCGCCAGGGGCCTTCGCTCCATACTGGAGGATGCAATGCTCGATATCATGTTTACCATCCCTTCAATGAAGAATGTGAAGCGATGCATCATTACAAAAGAAACCATCGAAAAGAAAGCACCGCCGGTGTACGAAAAGCAGAAAGCATCTGCTTAA